In the Gossypium raimondii isolate GPD5lz chromosome 9, ASM2569854v1, whole genome shotgun sequence genome, one interval contains:
- the LOC105798492 gene encoding uncharacterized protein LOC105798492, whose protein sequence is MDRNKERNAIVGVVASVLAFGALWIKKLKTRKEITSSPRVNRDNERENYINSILYSGDQHCIDVIRMRPITFFNLCDILSVNNLLQPSKAVNIREQVVIFLHIIGHNVRFRVIGSRYYRSTETVHRYFRVVLRAILKLYRLVIRLPDESTPSEIRNNPRFYPYFKDCIGALDGTYIRASVPLSMQGRFRSRKGGTTQNVLAAITFDLKFSYVLAGWEGSAHDSRILSDSLSRPGGLRIPEGKYYLVDLGYAIRNGCITPYRGVRYHLKEFGAEGPENAKELFNLRHSSLRITVERVFGILKKRFRALDAEPFWNFQTQVDILLACCIIHNHIMGVDPSNLLNQGLYEASESDLIIPTLTEREERQEAREWSAKRDEIAQTMWTDYMARNI, encoded by the exons ATGGATCGTAATAAAGAAAGGAATGCAATTGTCGGGGTCGTGGCTTCAGTCTTAGCTTTTGGGgctctttggattaaaaaattaaaaactaggaaGGAAATTACTTCTAGCCCTCGTGTGAATCGAGataatgaaagagaaaattatattaatagtattttatatagtggtgaccagcattgtattgatgtgataaggatgagaccgatcaccttttttaatttatgtgatatTCTGAGTGTGAATAATTTGTTACAACCATCTAAAGCTGTCAACATTAGGGAGcaagtagttatatttttacatataattggtcataatgtaaggtttcgagtgattggatctagatattatagatcaactGAGACAGTTCACCGTTACTTTAGGGTTGTATTgagagctattttgaaattgtatagactagttattagattacctgatgagtcaactcctagtgaaattagaaacaatccaaggttttatccttattttaaagattgcATTGGAGCATTAGATGGAACTTATATTCGTGCATCCGTTCCACTTAGCATGCAAGGAAGATTTCGTAGCCGTAAAGGGGGGACGACACAAAATGTATTGGCTgccattacatttgatttgaaattttcctatgtTCTAGCTGGTTGGGAAGGTAGTGCACATGATTCTCGTATTTTAAGTGATTCACTTTCACGTCCAGGAGGATTAAGAATTCCGGAAg gtaaatattatcttgtCGATCTTGGATATGCCATCCGAAATGGATGTATTACCCCATATCGTGGTGtccgatatcatttaaaagagtttggTGCTGAAGGGCCTGAAAATGCAAAGGAACTATTTAATCTTCGTCATTCATCATTACGAATCACTGTTGAAcgtgtttttgggattttgaagaaacGGTTTCGTGCATTAGATGCtgaaccattttggaattttcaaactcaagtagatATATTGTTGGCTTGttgtatcattcataatcatataatgggagttgatcctagtaatttacttaatcaaggattaTACGAGGCGTCTGAGTCTGATTTGATAATACCAACTCTCACGGAGCGAGAAGAAAGACAAGAAGCAAGAGAATGGTCTGCTAAGAGAGATGAAATTGCACAAACTATGTGGACTGATTATATGGCTAGAAATATTTAg